Proteins encoded together in one Microcebus murinus isolate Inina chromosome 18, M.murinus_Inina_mat1.0, whole genome shotgun sequence window:
- the LOC105878844 gene encoding olfactory receptor 3A2: MEPEAGTNSTAVTEFTLLGLVETEEMQSVVFVLFLFAYLVTVGGNLSILAAILVEPKLHTPMYFFLGNLSVLDVGCITVTVPVMLGHLLTHKRTISYGACLTQLFFFHLLAGMDCFLLTAMAYDRFLAICRPLTYSTRMSHTVQRMLVAASWTCTFTNALTHTVALTTLNFCGPKEVNHFYCDLPQLFQLSCSSTQLNELLLFALSFLMAGAPVVLIITSYIHVAAAVLQIRSAEGRKKAFSTCGSHLTVVFLFYGTGIFNYMRLGSEEASDKDKGVGVFNTVINPMLNPLIYSLRNTDVQGALWRILVGRWSLT; this comes from the coding sequence ATGGAGCCAGAAGCTGGGACCAATAGCACCGCTGTTACTGAGTTCACTCTACTGGGCCTCGTGGAAACAGAAGAGATGCAGTCTGTGGTCTTCGTGCTCTTCCTCTTCGCCTACCTGGTCACAGTCGGGGGCAACCTCAGCATCCTGGCCGCCATCCTGGTGGAGCCCAAactccacacccccatgtacttcttcctgggGAACCTATCGGTGCTGGATGTTGGATGTATCACTGTCACCGTTCCTGTAATGTTGGGTCATCTCTTGACCCACAAGCGTACAATTTCCTACGGAGCCTGCCTTACACAGCTATTCTTCTTCCACCTTCTGGCTGGGATGGACTGCTTCCTGTTGACCGCCATGGCCTATGACCGGTTCCTGGCCATCTGCCGGCCCCTTACCTATAGCACCCGCATGAGCCACACGGTCCAGAGGATGTTGGTGGCTGCATCCTGGACCTGCACCTTCACCAATGCACTGACCCACACTGTTGCTTTGACTACTCTCAACTTCTGTGGCCCTAAAGAGGTCAATCACTTCTACTGTGACCTCCCACAGCTCTTCCAGCTCTCCTGCTCCAGCACCCAACTCAATGAGCTGCTGCTCTTTGCTCTGAGTTTTTTGATGGCTGGTGCACCTGTGGTCCTCATCATCACCTCCTACATCCACGTGGCAGCTGCGGTGCTACAAATCCGTTCAGCAGAGGGCAGGAAGAAAGCCTTCTCCACATGTGGCTCCCACCTCACTGTGGTGTTCCTCTTCTATGGGACGGGTATCTTCAACTACATGCGTCTGGGTTCAGAGGAAGCTTCGGACAAGGATAAAGGGGTTGGGGTTTTCAACACTGTTATCAACCCCATGCTGAACCCACTCATCTACAGCCTCAGAAACACTGATGTTCAGGGCGCTCTGTGGCGGATACTTGTGGGGAGGTGGTCACTGACCTGA
- the LOC105879213 gene encoding olfactory receptor 3A1-like, with product MDPESGANGTAITEFILLGLVETPGLQPVVFVLFLFAYLVTVGGNLSILAAILVEPKLHTPMYFFLGNLSVLDVGCISVTVPSMLTRLLSHRRTVSYRACLTQLFFFHQLAGVDCFLLTAMAYDRFLAICRPLTYSIRMSHMVQRILVAVSWACAFTNALTHTVAISTLNFCGPNVINHFYCDLPQLFQLSCSSTQLNELLLFGLGILMAGAPVILIVTSYIHVAAAVLRIRSAEGRKKAFSTCGSHLTVVGIFYGTGVFSYMRLGSVEASDKDKGIGILNTVISPMLNPLIYSLRNPDVQGALRRVLTGKRALE from the coding sequence ATGGACCCAGAATCTGGGGCCAATGGAACAGCCATTACAGAGTTCATCCTGCTGGGCTTGGTAGAGACACCAGGGCTGCAACCAGTGGTCTTTGTGCTCTTCCTCTTTGCCTACTTGGTCACAGTCGGGGGCAACCTCAGCATCCTGGCTGCCATCCTGGTGGAGCCCAAactccacacccccatgtacttcttcctgggGAACCTATCAGTGCTGGATGTTGGGTGCATCAGTGTCACTGTTCCCTCAATGTTGACTCGTCTCTTGTCCCACAGGCGTACAGTCTCCTACAGAGCCTGCCTCACACAGCTCTTCTTCTTCCACCAGTTGGCTGGGGTGGACTGCTTCCTGTTGACAGCTATGGCCTATGACCGATTCCTGGCCATCTGCCGGCCCCTCACTTATAGCATCCGCATGAGCCACATGGTCCAGAGGATATTGGTGGCTGTGTCTTGGGCTTGTGCCTTCACCAATGCACTGACCCACACTGTGGCCATATCCACACTCAACTTCTGTGGCCCCAATGTGATCAATCACTTCTACTGTGACCTCCCACAGCTCTTCCAGCTGTCCTGCTCTAGCACCCAACTCAATGAGCTGCTGCTCTTTGGTTTGGGTATCCTCATGGCAGGTGCACCTGTGATTCTCATTGTCACCTCCTATATCCATGTGGCAGCTGCGGTCCTGCGAATCCGGTCTGCAGAGGGCAGGAAGAAAGCCTTCTCCACATGTGGCTCCCACCTCACCGTGGTGGGCATCTTCTATGGGACGGGCGTCTTCAGCTACatgaggctgggctcagtggagGCTTCTGACAAGGACAAGGGTATTGGCATCCTCAACACTGTCATCAGCCCCATGCTCAACCCACTCATCTACAGCCTTAGGAACCCTGATGTGCAGGGCGCCCTGAGACGAGTGCTCACAGGCAAGAGAGCCCTGGAATAA
- the LOC105879216 gene encoding olfactory receptor 3A1, with amino-acid sequence MQLKSGANGTAITEFILLGLVETRELWPVVFVLFLFAYLVTVGGNLSILAAILAEPKLHTPMYFFLGNLSVLDVGCISVTVPSMLTRLLSHKHTISYGACLTQLFFFHLLVGVDCFLLTAMAYDRFLAICRPLTYSTRMSHTVQRILVAVSWACAFTNALTHTVAISTLNFCGPNVINHFYCDLPQLFQLSCSSTQLNELLLFAVGFVMAGTPMALIVTSYAHVAAVVLRIRSAEGRKKAFSTCGSHLTVVAIFYGSGIFNYMRLGSAKFSDKDKAVGIFNTVINPMLNPIIYSLRNTDVQGALWRMLRGVRSLA; translated from the coding sequence ATGCAGCTAAAATCTGGGGCCAATGGAACAGCCATTACGGAGTTCATCCTGCTGGGCCTGGTGGAGACACGGGAGCTGTGGCCAGTGGTCTTCGTGCTCTTCCTCTTTGCCTACCTGGTCACAGTCGGGGGCAACCTCAGCATTCTGGCTGCCATCTTGGCAGAGCCCAAactccacacccccatgtacttcttcctgggGAACCTATCGGTGCTGGATGTTGGGTGCATCAGTGTCACTGTTCCCTCAATGTTGACTCGTCTCTTGTCCCACAAACATACCATTTCCTATGGAGCTTGCCTTACACAACTCTTCTTCTTCCATTTGCTCGTTGGGGTGGACTGCTTCCTGTTGACCGCCATGGCCTATGACCGATTCCTGGCCATCTGCCGGCCCCTCACCTATAGCACCCGTATGAGCCACACAGTCCAGAGGATATTGGTGGCTGTGTCTTGGGCTTGTGCCTTCACCAATGCACTGACCCACACTGTGGCCATATCCACACTCAACTTTTGTGGCCCCAATGTGATCAATCACTTCTACTGTGACCTCCCACAGCTCTTCCAGCTGTCCTGCTCCAGCACCCAACTCAATGAGCTGCTGCTCTTTGCTGTGGGTTTCGTGATGGCAGGTACCCCCATGGCCCTCATTGTCACCTCCTATGCCCACGTGGCAGCTGTGGTCCTGAGAATCCGCTCTGCAGAGGGCAGGAAGAAGGCCTTCTCCACATGTGGTTCCCACCTCACTGTAGTTGCCATATTCTACGGTTCAGGTATCTTTAACTACATGCGACTAGGTTCAGCCAAGTTTTCAGATAAGGATAAGGCCGTTGGAATCTTTAACACGGTCATCAACCCCATGCTGAACCCAATCATCTACAGCCTCAGGAACACTGATGTGCAGGGCGCCCTCTGGAGGATGCTCAGGGGGGTGCGGTCACTGGCTTGA